A DNA window from Thiopseudomonas alkaliphila contains the following coding sequences:
- a CDS encoding response regulator transcription factor — MRILVIEDNRDILSNILDYLQLKGFTVDCAQDGLSGLHLAVSNSYDLIVLDIMLPGIDGYQVCQRLRQDAQNHTPIIMLTARDALDDRLQGLNAGADDYLVKPFALSELVARIQAVLRRSSGSVKRLLQVADLTLDQDTLQVSRQQQALKLNPLGLKLLTLLMQRSPAVVRRETLEEALWGEDMPDSDSLRSHIHQLRQVIDKPFASPLLHTVHGIGFRLATQ; from the coding sequence ATGCGTATTTTAGTAATTGAAGATAATCGGGATATTTTGTCGAATATTTTGGATTATCTGCAGCTTAAGGGCTTTACCGTAGACTGTGCCCAAGACGGCCTAAGTGGTCTACATCTAGCGGTCAGTAACAGCTACGATTTAATTGTGCTGGATATTATGCTGCCAGGAATTGATGGCTATCAGGTTTGCCAACGGCTGCGCCAAGATGCTCAGAATCATACGCCGATTATTATGCTCACCGCCCGCGATGCCTTAGATGATCGGCTGCAAGGTTTAAATGCCGGTGCCGATGATTACTTAGTTAAACCCTTTGCCCTGTCGGAATTGGTGGCACGGATACAGGCGGTACTGCGCCGCAGCAGTGGCAGCGTGAAACGCCTGTTGCAAGTGGCTGATTTAACCCTTGATCAAGATACCTTACAGGTTAGCCGCCAACAGCAAGCACTAAAACTCAACCCCTTGGGCTTAAAACTGCTTACCCTGTTAATGCAGCGCAGCCCCGCGGTGGTTCGGCGAGAAACCTTAGAAGAAGCGCTCTGGGGTGAAGATATGCCTGACAGTGATAGCCTACGCAGCCATATCCATCAATTACGCCAAGTGATTGATAAGCCTTTTGCCAGCCCCCTGCTACACACGGTACATGGCATAGGTTTTCGGCTAGCGACGCAATAA
- a CDS encoding LTA synthase family protein has translation MLRPYISRWRYFSLWLGSWLLIFFLTRLGLWLSHWPETAASVGQGLQLLLTGGAYDLGFLAFAGVPLACYVALCPNALWQQRWHQHGLQLVLGLLLLVMGFVAVAEWLFWDEFGVRFNFIAVDYLVYSKEVIDNILQSYPVFELLAVLALAAASVTFCLSQTAWQPVPVDSIAPTPIAARYLGLAAWGVLALSVAGLMDQTFPRSQAGNSYQRELAANGPYQFFAAFRNNELDYLSFYASLADQPTAQLLRSEVTESHAQFLATPANSIRRQITQSGPAKPLNVVLVTIESLSAKYLGSFGDNRGLTPNLDQLRQHSLSFSQMYATGTRTDRGLEAITLSIPPTPGRSIVKRLGRETGYASLGQQLANQGYDAVFVYGGRGYFDNMNAFFSGNGYRIVDQSSVPDAELSFTNAWGMADEDLYRQAVKLADADFAKQQPFFLQLMTTSNHRPYTFPQGRIDLASGSGREAAVKYTDYAIGQFLAVAKTKPWFDDTIFVFVADHTAGSAGKEDLPIANYHIPLFIYSPQHIPAQAIELVTSQIDLAPTLLGLLNVSYESTFFGRDVLRAEAQHKGRALIANYQHLGLFDGQDVAILSPRKQMRRHDHALQDSQERSATREDSLIQRAISYYQGASAHFQQGWLGWKAAQGVQP, from the coding sequence ATGTTACGACCTTATATTTCTCGATGGCGATATTTTTCTCTGTGGCTCGGAAGTTGGCTACTGATCTTTTTCCTGACTCGTCTTGGGCTTTGGCTCAGTCATTGGCCTGAAACCGCCGCCAGTGTTGGTCAAGGGCTGCAACTGTTGCTTACTGGTGGCGCTTATGATTTAGGTTTTTTAGCCTTTGCTGGTGTGCCTTTAGCCTGTTATGTGGCGCTATGCCCTAATGCCCTATGGCAACAGCGCTGGCATCAGCATGGCCTACAGTTAGTGCTTGGCTTGTTGCTGTTGGTGATGGGGTTTGTCGCCGTGGCCGAGTGGTTATTCTGGGATGAGTTTGGCGTGCGCTTTAATTTTATTGCCGTGGACTACTTGGTGTACTCCAAGGAAGTGATCGACAACATTTTGCAGTCGTATCCTGTGTTTGAGTTATTAGCGGTGCTCGCCTTAGCGGCAGCCAGTGTCACCTTTTGCTTGAGCCAAACAGCGTGGCAACCCGTGCCCGTAGACTCTATAGCACCGACCCCGATAGCAGCACGTTATTTAGGCTTAGCTGCTTGGGGGGTATTGGCGCTTAGTGTGGCCGGCTTAATGGATCAAACTTTTCCCCGTAGCCAAGCTGGTAATAGCTATCAGCGTGAACTAGCGGCCAACGGCCCTTACCAGTTTTTTGCGGCCTTTCGCAATAACGAACTGGATTATTTAAGCTTTTACGCCAGCTTAGCCGATCAGCCAACCGCGCAGTTATTACGCAGCGAAGTAACCGAAAGCCATGCTCAGTTTTTAGCTACACCAGCGAACAGTATTCGCCGCCAAATAACCCAGTCGGGGCCAGCTAAACCACTGAATGTGGTGTTAGTCACTATTGAAAGCTTATCGGCTAAATACTTGGGTAGTTTTGGCGATAACCGCGGCCTTACCCCTAACTTAGATCAGTTACGTCAGCACAGCTTAAGCTTTAGTCAGATGTATGCCACCGGTACCCGTACCGACCGTGGGCTAGAAGCCATCACCCTGTCGATTCCGCCAACGCCTGGGCGTTCGATTGTGAAACGCCTTGGCCGTGAGACCGGCTATGCCAGTCTTGGCCAGCAATTAGCTAATCAGGGCTATGACGCAGTGTTTGTCTATGGCGGACGCGGTTATTTCGACAATATGAATGCGTTTTTTAGTGGTAATGGCTATCGCATTGTTGATCAGTCCAGCGTGCCGGATGCTGAGCTTAGCTTTACCAATGCCTGGGGCATGGCCGATGAGGACTTGTATCGTCAAGCAGTGAAACTGGCCGATGCCGACTTTGCCAAGCAACAACCCTTTTTCTTGCAGTTAATGACGACCTCTAATCATCGGCCCTATACCTTTCCCCAGGGGCGCATTGATCTAGCCTCTGGCAGTGGTCGCGAAGCAGCGGTGAAGTACACCGATTACGCCATTGGTCAATTTTTAGCCGTCGCTAAAACCAAACCTTGGTTTGACGATACTATCTTTGTGTTTGTCGCCGATCACACGGCAGGCAGTGCCGGTAAAGAAGACTTACCGATTGCCAACTACCATATTCCGCTCTTTATCTACAGTCCCCAGCATATTCCAGCGCAAGCAATCGAGTTAGTCACCAGTCAGATTGATTTAGCCCCGACCTTATTGGGCTTGCTTAATGTGTCCTATGAGTCGACCTTTTTTGGCCGTGATGTATTGCGAGCCGAAGCTCAGCACAAAGGCCGCGCACTGATTGCTAACTATCAACACTTAGGTTTATTTGATGGGCAAGACGTAGCGATTTTAAGTCCGCGCAAACAAATGCGCCGTCATGATCATGCGCTACAAGATAGTCAAGAGCGTAGCGCCACCCGTGAAGATAGCTTGATTCAACGTGCGATTAGTTATTACCAAGGGGCCAGTGCGCATTTTCAGCAGGGCTGGTTAGGCTGGAAAGCAGCGCAAGGAGTACAGCCATGA
- a CDS encoding phosphatase PAP2 family protein, producing the protein MRYSSPLHKGWLVGLPLLLMLGLAIFEPDTLDLALARLMYQPETGFIGRHSHFLEDVLHDKAKQLVIIIGFIALFLAIGAWLTKPLAKYRAGLSYLVLSLALSTSLVTPLKALTQVHCPWSLAEFGGSQAYSSVFSARPATDKPGRCWPGGHASAGFSLLALFFFWRDRRPRVAKAALLFSLTLGCVFSLGRMLQGAHFFSHNLWTLLIDWEISATLYLLLLYRPRPGTDNAAAKEGALCQP; encoded by the coding sequence ATGCGCTACTCCTCACCACTGCATAAAGGATGGCTAGTGGGTTTGCCCTTGCTATTAATGTTAGGGCTGGCGATTTTTGAGCCAGACACTTTAGACCTAGCATTAGCACGCCTGATGTATCAGCCAGAGACAGGCTTTATTGGGCGGCACAGCCATTTTTTAGAAGATGTTTTGCATGATAAAGCCAAGCAATTAGTGATTATTATTGGTTTTATTGCGTTGTTCTTGGCGATTGGCGCATGGCTAACTAAGCCCTTAGCTAAGTACCGCGCAGGGCTTAGCTATTTGGTGTTAAGTCTGGCGTTGTCTACCAGTTTAGTTACCCCGTTAAAAGCCTTAACTCAGGTGCATTGTCCTTGGAGCTTAGCGGAGTTTGGCGGTAGCCAAGCGTATTCCAGCGTATTTTCAGCGCGTCCTGCCACAGATAAGCCGGGACGCTGTTGGCCCGGTGGGCATGCGTCGGCTGGTTTTTCGTTGTTGGCCTTGTTCTTTTTTTGGCGTGATCGGCGTCCGCGCGTGGCAAAAGCCGCACTGCTATTTTCCCTAACATTGGGCTGTGTTTTTTCTCTGGGGCGTATGCTGCAAGGGGCGCACTTTTTTTCCCATAATCTATGGACGCTACTCATCGACTGGGAGATCAGCGCCACCCTGTATCTGTTACTGCTGTACCGTCCTCGCCCCGGTACAGATAACGCAGCAGCCAAGGAGGGCGCGCTATGCCAGCCTTAA
- a CDS encoding dual specificity protein phosphatase family protein, producing the protein MPALTPARVSLSIILAAVLALGTLNLAKQPLAQAKREPMPVTQLERPTNWAQPIVATQSAPFLLHQMQPQLYRSALPSAEAVPQLQALGITTVINFYQKPDTQWLSDPAIEQIHLPLRTNRIDDQDVLQVLQAIEQAEQQGKVLIHCKHGQNRTGLIAAMYRMVYQGWSKAQALAEMQQGFGGEARMEDATRYIQQVDVAAIRYALANGHCSTQKWHFCQISQWWRDY; encoded by the coding sequence ATGCCAGCCTTAACCCCTGCTCGAGTCAGTCTTAGCATTATTTTAGCTGCGGTCTTGGCTCTGGGTACGCTGAATCTAGCGAAGCAGCCCTTAGCCCAAGCCAAGCGGGAGCCTATGCCTGTGACTCAGCTTGAGCGTCCAACGAATTGGGCGCAGCCGATAGTAGCCACACAGTCTGCCCCCTTCTTGCTGCATCAAATGCAACCTCAGTTGTATCGCAGTGCGCTACCCAGTGCCGAAGCGGTGCCGCAGTTACAAGCGCTGGGCATTACCACGGTGATTAACTTTTATCAAAAGCCCGATACACAGTGGTTGAGTGATCCAGCGATTGAACAAATACATCTGCCATTACGCACTAACCGTATTGATGATCAAGATGTACTGCAAGTGCTGCAGGCGATTGAGCAAGCCGAGCAGCAAGGCAAGGTATTGATTCACTGCAAGCATGGACAAAATCGCACGGGACTAATCGCAGCGATGTATCGCATGGTGTATCAAGGCTGGAGTAAAGCTCAAGCGCTAGCTGAGATGCAGCAAGGATTTGGCGGTGAAGCCCGCATGGAAGACGCTACCCGCTATATTCAACAGGTAGATGTGGCAGCGATTCGTTATGCCTTAGCCAATGGCCATTGCAGCACGCAAAAGTGGCATTTTTGCCAGATATCCCAATGGTGGCGTGATTATTAA
- a CDS encoding penicillin acylase family protein, translated as MRRLLAVMLAVPLLLVALGAGYLYYKLPKRSGSLALSGLSAEVQVHYDERGVPHIYAENQTDMYRALGFVHAQDRLFQMEIMRRLANGELAEVLGEDLVNIDKLFRTLRLAEHARQYIANIPADSPALAAMQAYLAGVNHYQATGPAPVEYDLLGIQPRPFTPEDTVAIAGYLAYSFAAAFRTEPVLSFIQQELGNDYLDIFPLDSPSTGAVSQLPQDSLQALQQVARLSHSALLDAGLPQFEGSNAWAVSGAHTASGLPILAGDPHITFSTPAVWYEAHLNSPDFELYGHFMALNPFALLGHNQNFAWSITMFQNDDVDLIAEQLNPDNPQQVWHKQQWVELEQHTELIKVKGAEPVALTLSRSPNGPIITDIVEGPVSQPIALWWAFLETENPLLDAFYLLNRADHLEAAREAVQKIHAPGLNIVWANAEGDIAWWAAAKLPIRPEGVNPNLVLQANQGQAQKLGFYDFSYNPQLENPVNGKILSANYRTASPKGISIPGYYNPPERGQRLWDLLQANISPWQASDMQALQLDAQSDYAPKVLQALAAELQQAAQTDAQQQAVAALLNWHGDYPLDSALPTLFSEFSMQLMQNVVQPNIGEELYHALVHTRIIDYALPELAQRQQSLWWRDAQGRQAAVAAAWQASWAHLSELYGEQWQDWHWGQAHRITHKHPLGQVAPLDFLLNIGEFAAPGGHELPNNFSAARSIAPWPVSYGPSTRRIIDFANTDYSLGIIPTGQSGVFFDKHYADQAQDHTLGIYQKQYLSPELIKQQTASSLKLTPK; from the coding sequence ATGAGACGGTTATTGGCGGTGATGTTAGCGGTGCCTTTGTTACTGGTAGCCTTAGGCGCGGGCTATTTGTATTACAAACTGCCCAAGCGCAGCGGCAGTCTTGCTTTGTCTGGGCTAAGTGCTGAAGTTCAGGTGCATTATGATGAGCGCGGGGTGCCGCATATTTATGCCGAGAACCAAACCGATATGTACCGTGCACTTGGATTTGTGCATGCCCAAGATCGGTTATTTCAAATGGAAATTATGCGCCGCCTAGCAAACGGCGAGCTAGCCGAAGTGCTGGGTGAAGATTTAGTTAACATTGATAAGCTGTTTCGTACCCTACGGCTGGCCGAACACGCACGGCAGTATATCGCGAATATCCCTGCCGATAGCCCCGCATTAGCCGCAATGCAAGCCTATTTAGCTGGCGTCAACCACTACCAAGCAACAGGTCCTGCACCAGTTGAGTACGATTTACTGGGCATTCAGCCGCGTCCTTTTACCCCAGAAGACACGGTGGCGATTGCCGGCTATTTGGCCTACAGCTTTGCCGCAGCTTTTCGCACCGAGCCGGTGCTAAGCTTTATTCAGCAAGAGCTGGGCAATGATTATTTGGATATTTTTCCCCTCGATAGCCCAAGCACTGGCGCAGTAAGCCAACTGCCACAAGACTCCTTGCAAGCGCTACAACAGGTTGCCCGCTTATCCCATAGTGCTTTATTAGATGCTGGTCTTCCGCAATTTGAAGGCAGTAATGCGTGGGCCGTTTCTGGTGCCCATACTGCAAGCGGCCTACCTATTTTGGCGGGTGATCCACACATTACTTTTTCGACCCCAGCAGTTTGGTATGAGGCACACCTAAATAGCCCAGATTTTGAACTGTATGGACATTTTATGGCGCTCAATCCCTTTGCGTTGCTAGGGCATAATCAAAACTTCGCTTGGAGCATTACGATGTTCCAAAATGATGATGTGGATTTAATTGCCGAGCAGCTCAATCCGGACAATCCGCAGCAAGTTTGGCATAAGCAGCAATGGGTCGAGCTAGAACAGCACACCGAGCTCATTAAAGTTAAAGGCGCTGAGCCGGTGGCGTTAACCCTTTCGCGCTCGCCCAATGGCCCGATTATTACCGATATTGTGGAAGGACCAGTGAGCCAGCCAATCGCGCTATGGTGGGCATTTTTAGAAACTGAAAACCCCTTACTGGATGCGTTTTATCTGCTCAATCGCGCGGATCATCTAGAAGCGGCGCGGGAGGCGGTGCAAAAAATTCATGCACCAGGATTAAATATTGTCTGGGCCAACGCCGAAGGTGATATTGCTTGGTGGGCCGCAGCTAAGTTGCCGATTAGGCCAGAGGGAGTGAACCCTAACTTAGTATTGCAGGCCAACCAAGGGCAGGCACAAAAGTTAGGCTTTTATGACTTTAGCTACAATCCGCAGCTAGAAAATCCGGTAAACGGCAAAATTTTGTCCGCCAACTACCGCACTGCTTCGCCTAAAGGCATTAGTATTCCTGGCTATTACAACCCGCCCGAGCGTGGCCAACGGCTCTGGGACTTGCTACAGGCAAACATTAGCCCTTGGCAAGCCAGCGATATGCAAGCGCTGCAGCTAGATGCCCAATCAGATTATGCGCCTAAGGTGCTGCAGGCCTTAGCTGCTGAGTTACAACAGGCCGCGCAAACCGATGCGCAACAGCAGGCAGTGGCAGCGTTACTGAACTGGCACGGCGACTATCCGCTAGACAGTGCGCTACCTACTCTGTTTAGTGAATTTAGCATGCAGCTGATGCAAAACGTGGTGCAGCCTAACATTGGTGAGGAGCTGTATCACGCCTTGGTGCACACGCGAATTATCGATTATGCCTTACCTGAACTGGCCCAGCGCCAGCAATCACTTTGGTGGCGTGATGCCCAAGGGCGGCAAGCTGCAGTCGCAGCCGCATGGCAAGCCAGTTGGGCGCACTTAAGCGAACTGTATGGCGAGCAGTGGCAAGACTGGCATTGGGGACAAGCCCACCGTATTACCCACAAACACCCCTTAGGTCAGGTCGCCCCTTTGGATTTTTTGCTTAATATTGGCGAGTTTGCCGCGCCAGGTGGACACGAGCTGCCCAATAACTTTTCTGCTGCCCGCAGTATTGCGCCTTGGCCCGTTAGTTATGGTCCTTCTACGCGACGGATTATTGACTTTGCTAATACCGATTATTCATTAGGCATTATTCCCACTGGGCAAAGTGGCGTATTTTTTGATAAACATTATGCAGACCAAGCCCAAGACCATACATTAGGTATTTATCAAAAACAGTATTTATCTCCTGAGTTAATTAAACAACAAACGGCTTCGTCACTTAAATTAACTCCTAAATAA
- a CDS encoding helix-turn-helix transcriptional regulator produces the protein MSGTKDTLLRQLTLLRLIPEAPRFTSTAVLQEKLQERGFEVTLRSVQRDLVRLSGPFQLTTEKRNGRNAWSFIAGGTVDLRDIESPTALALALAEEHLQNLLPQSVLDLMAPQFSRAWSYINSMSKNHLSHWSRSVRAIPNGKCLLPAEVSAEVWAAVSNALLERKQIQVSYLGRNKTQPSQFVLHPAGVVSRHAISYLIASVNEYTDLRQFALHRIQAATVLEQPAKEHPEFNIDHYIRDELNSAAPIQQVTLEAIVSADMAWVLKKTPLAEQQQLTPMAHSEDYRLVATVPDDSETLWWVFGLGEHIQVQAPTHWRKAITERLQAMQRLYPESAQ, from the coding sequence ATGTCAGGCACTAAAGATACGCTGTTACGGCAATTAACTTTGTTGCGTTTAATTCCGGAGGCGCCGCGTTTTACTAGCACTGCAGTGTTGCAAGAAAAGCTACAAGAGCGGGGCTTTGAGGTAACGCTGCGTAGTGTGCAGCGTGATTTAGTGCGATTGTCTGGGCCTTTTCAGTTAACCACCGAAAAGCGTAATGGGCGTAATGCGTGGAGCTTTATTGCCGGTGGCACGGTGGATTTGCGTGATATAGAGTCGCCAACGGCCTTGGCTTTGGCGCTGGCTGAAGAACACTTGCAAAACTTATTGCCGCAAAGTGTGCTGGACTTAATGGCGCCGCAGTTTAGTCGGGCGTGGTCGTACATTAATAGCATGAGTAAAAACCACCTATCGCATTGGTCGCGTTCAGTGCGGGCGATACCGAACGGTAAATGTTTGCTGCCAGCAGAAGTCAGTGCTGAGGTGTGGGCGGCGGTATCGAATGCGTTGCTGGAGCGTAAGCAAATACAGGTTAGTTACTTAGGGCGTAATAAAACCCAGCCCAGTCAGTTTGTCTTGCATCCTGCGGGGGTTGTCTCAAGGCATGCTATCAGCTACTTAATTGCCAGCGTTAATGAGTACACTGATCTACGCCAATTTGCCTTGCATCGAATTCAGGCCGCTACTGTATTGGAGCAGCCTGCCAAAGAGCATCCAGAGTTTAATATTGATCACTACATTCGTGATGAGCTGAACAGCGCTGCGCCTATTCAGCAGGTAACACTGGAGGCGATTGTTTCGGCTGATATGGCCTGGGTGTTAAAAAAAACCCCGCTGGCTGAGCAACAACAGCTGACGCCTATGGCCCATAGTGAGGATTATCGTTTAGTTGCTACTGTGCCCGATGACAGTGAAACCCTATGGTGGGTATTTGGCTTGGGCGAGCATATTCAGGTGCAAGCCCCCACGCATTGGCGTAAGGCCATCACCGAGCGCTTACAAGCTATGCAGCGGCTTTATCCTGAGTCAGCGCAATAA
- a CDS encoding MliC family protein — translation MNTLTQSLKYLGFATLALAAVGCSSMENSFKKSGDTLERVTTAVVGKMSSYQCSDKKTYSVRYYDSGESNLAEIRLPNGKIYTLAQVISGSGTKYVGDIYEWWSKGDTAYFTDLMANPDQSLECKIKS, via the coding sequence ATGAACACACTTACTCAGTCATTGAAATACTTAGGTTTTGCAACACTGGCGCTAGCGGCTGTGGGCTGTAGCAGTATGGAAAACTCATTTAAAAAGTCAGGCGATACCCTAGAGCGGGTTACCACCGCAGTAGTTGGCAAAATGAGCAGCTACCAGTGCAGCGATAAAAAAACCTATTCGGTGCGCTACTACGATTCAGGTGAATCGAATTTGGCGGAAATTCGTCTACCTAACGGCAAAATTTATACCCTGGCGCAGGTTATCTCTGGCAGTGGTACTAAATATGTTGGCGACATTTATGAATGGTGGAGCAAGGGCGATACCGCTTACTTTACCGACCTAATGGCCAACCCTGATCAGTCCCTTGAGTGCAAGATCAAAAGCTAA
- a CDS encoding TatD family hydrolase, producing the protein MQLIDSHCHLDFPEFDHDRAQVIQRSQALGVSHMLLAGTTQATWQRLLATLKEFPNLYGALGLHPYFLAEHQALHLQQLAEQLSSQANNPQLVAVGEIGLDFQLPELDRSQQHYFFEQQLALAHEFNLPAIIHVRKAHDPTIATLKRFKLPRGGIIHAFNGSPEQAKEYIKLGFYLGIGGAYTWPNATRLQRTLQQLPLDSLLLETDSPDMAPSFTANQRNSPENLLQICQQVAQILQVSPEQLAKHSSQNFHQLFQLTAAQ; encoded by the coding sequence ATGCAGCTGATTGACTCCCATTGCCACCTTGACTTCCCTGAGTTTGATCATGATCGCGCCCAAGTGATTCAGCGTAGTCAAGCTCTGGGTGTGAGTCACATGCTGCTGGCAGGCACTACTCAGGCGACCTGGCAGCGCCTGCTTGCTACTCTTAAAGAGTTTCCTAATCTCTACGGCGCGCTGGGTTTACACCCGTATTTTTTAGCCGAGCACCAGGCCCTGCACCTTCAACAGCTAGCCGAACAACTCAGCAGCCAGGCCAATAACCCACAACTGGTTGCAGTGGGTGAAATCGGCTTAGATTTTCAGTTGCCAGAACTTGATCGAAGCCAACAACACTACTTTTTTGAGCAACAACTAGCGCTAGCTCATGAGTTTAATTTGCCAGCCATTATTCATGTGCGCAAAGCTCACGACCCAACCATCGCTACCCTAAAACGCTTTAAACTGCCGCGCGGTGGAATAATTCATGCTTTTAATGGCAGCCCAGAACAGGCCAAAGAATACATTAAGCTGGGGTTTTACCTAGGCATTGGCGGCGCTTATACCTGGCCAAATGCCACCCGCTTACAGCGTACCTTGCAGCAACTGCCGCTAGACAGCCTGCTGCTGGAAACCGACAGCCCCGATATGGCGCCAAGTTTTACAGCTAATCAGCGCAACAGCCCAGAAAACCTGCTGCAAATCTGCCAGCAGGTAGCCCAAATCTTACAGGTATCCCCTGAGCAACTGGCCAAGCATTCTAGCCAAAACTTTCACCAGCTTTTTCAGCTAACAGCGGCGCAATAA
- a CDS encoding peptide chain release factor 3, translating to MSKQAAEVAKRRTFAIISHPDAGKTTITERLLLMGQAISVAGTVKSRKSDRHATSDWMEMEKQRGISITTSVMQFPYREHMINLLDTPGHEDFSEDTYRTLTAVDSALMMIDGGKGVEPRTIALMNVCRLRDTPIISFVNKLDRDIRDPIELLDEIEEVLNIQAAPITWPIGSYREFKGVYHLTDDCIYVYSPGHGHERTEAKVIQGLDSPEARALIGDLYDDFIEELELVQGACHEFDHELFLAGKMTPVFFGTALGNFGVDHVLDAFVNWAPQPQSRDTEVRAVQPSEETFSGFVFKIQANMDPRHRDRIAFMRVCSGKYEQGMKMRHVRINKDIKIADALTFFSSDRERLEEAYAGDIIGLHNHGTIQIGDTFTAGESMTFMGIPHFAPELFRRVRLKDPLKSKQLRQGLQELAEEGATQVFFPQHNNDIILGAIGVLQFDVVASRLKEEYKVDCIYESVNVWSARWIECDNAKKLDEFKDKAYDNLSIDGGGHLTYLAPTRVNLSLMEERWPDIKFLATREHH from the coding sequence ATGAGCAAGCAAGCTGCCGAAGTCGCAAAACGCCGTACTTTCGCTATTATCTCGCACCCGGATGCGGGTAAAACCACCATTACCGAGCGCCTACTGTTAATGGGGCAAGCCATTTCGGTAGCGGGCACGGTTAAATCCCGTAAGTCCGATCGCCATGCCACCTCAGACTGGATGGAAATGGAAAAGCAACGGGGTATTTCAATTACCACCTCGGTGATGCAGTTTCCTTACCGCGAGCACATGATTAACCTGCTCGATACCCCAGGTCACGAAGACTTCTCGGAAGATACTTACCGCACCCTAACCGCGGTCGATAGCGCCCTGATGATGATTGACGGCGGTAAAGGGGTAGAGCCTCGTACTATCGCCTTAATGAACGTCTGTCGCCTACGCGATACGCCGATCATTAGTTTTGTGAACAAACTCGACCGTGATATTCGTGATCCCATTGAGCTACTGGATGAAATCGAAGAAGTGCTCAATATTCAAGCCGCGCCCATTACCTGGCCGATTGGTTCTTATCGTGAATTTAAAGGGGTGTATCATCTAACTGATGACTGTATCTATGTATATAGTCCAGGACATGGCCATGAGCGTACCGAAGCCAAAGTGATTCAAGGCCTCGATAGCCCCGAAGCCAGGGCGCTAATTGGTGACCTGTACGATGATTTCATCGAAGAATTAGAGCTGGTACAGGGCGCCTGCCATGAGTTTGATCATGAACTGTTCTTAGCCGGTAAAATGACCCCAGTGTTCTTTGGTACCGCACTTGGCAACTTTGGGGTTGATCATGTGCTAGATGCCTTTGTTAATTGGGCGCCACAACCCCAATCGCGCGACACTGAAGTGCGTGCGGTGCAGCCTAGCGAAGAAACTTTTAGTGGTTTCGTGTTTAAAATTCAGGCCAATATGGATCCACGCCACCGCGACCGGATTGCCTTTATGCGGGTATGTTCAGGTAAGTACGAGCAAGGCATGAAAATGCGCCACGTACGGATTAACAAAGACATTAAAATTGCCGATGCGCTTACCTTTTTCTCAAGTGATCGTGAGCGTCTAGAAGAAGCTTATGCCGGCGATATTATTGGCCTACACAACCACGGTACAATTCAAATTGGCGATACCTTTACCGCCGGTGAAAGTATGACCTTTATGGGCATCCCGCACTTTGCGCCAGAATTATTCCGCCGTGTGCGCCTAAAAGATCCGCTCAAGTCCAAACAGTTACGCCAAGGTTTGCAGGAGTTAGCTGAAGAAGGCGCCACCCAGGTATTCTTCCCCCAGCACAATAACGATATTATTTTGGGTGCCATCGGCGTGCTGCAATTTGATGTGGTGGCTAGCCGCTTAAAAGAAGAATACAAAGTCGACTGTATTTACGAATCAGTTAACGTTTGGTCGGCGCGTTGGATTGAATGTGATAACGCGAAAAAGCTGGATGAGTTTAAAGATAAAGCCTACGACAATTTATCAATTGATGGCGGCGGTCACCTCACCTACCTTGCCCCTACCCGAGTTAACCTGAGTTTAATGGAAGAGCGTTGGCCCGATATTAAATTCTTAGCCACTCGCGAGCACCACTAA
- a CDS encoding YgjP-like metallopeptidase domain-containing protein, with protein MNVSAFSNRYIQHYPLALQQQVEQLWNQQKLNAYLQARYQTPHNHTNDKALYHYIQHLKNTHLKSAPPIAKALYDSKLDVIHHALGLHTSYARVQGNKLKVKKEIRVSHLFKQADSAFLNMIVVHELAHLRESAHNKSFYQLCEFMMPNYHQVEFDFRVYLTAQLQHT; from the coding sequence ATGAATGTTTCTGCTTTTTCTAATCGTTATATTCAACATTACCCACTGGCACTGCAACAGCAAGTAGAGCAACTCTGGAATCAGCAAAAGCTCAATGCGTATTTACAGGCTAGGTATCAAACCCCACACAATCACACTAATGATAAAGCGCTTTATCATTACATCCAGCACCTGAAAAACACCCACTTAAAATCAGCGCCGCCCATTGCAAAAGCACTCTATGACAGCAAACTCGATGTGATTCACCACGCCTTAGGGCTCCATACCTCATATGCTAGGGTGCAAGGTAATAAGCTTAAAGTAAAAAAAGAAATTCGAGTTTCTCATCTATTCAAACAGGCCGATAGCGCATTTTTAAACATGATTGTGGTACACGAGCTTGCTCACTTACGAGAAAGTGCACACAACAAAAGCTTCTACCAGCTCTGTGAGTTTATGATGCCCAATTACCATCAGGTAGAGTTTGATTTTCGAGTTTATCTCACTGCACAACTACAACATACTTAG